From the genome of Opisthocomus hoazin isolate bOpiHoa1 chromosome 8, bOpiHoa1.hap1, whole genome shotgun sequence, one region includes:
- the PFKFB3 gene encoding 6-phosphofructo-2-kinase/fructose-2,6-bisphosphatase 3 isoform X2, translated as MPMELTQSRIQKIWLPNDNRPALPRRSCGPQLANSPTVIVMVGLPARGKTYISKKLTRYLNWIGVPTKVFNVGEYRREAVKHYSSYDFFRPDNEEAMKVRRQCALAALRDVKLYLTEEAGQIAVFDATNTTRERRGMILNFAKENGFKVFFIESVCNDPTVVATNVMEVKLSSPDYRDCNSTDAMEDFMKRINCYQASYQPLDPDDYDRELSLIKVIDVGRRFLVNRVQDHIQSRIVYYLMNIHVQPRTIYLCRHGESEFNLKGKIGGDSGLSNRGKKFALALNKFVEEQNLKDLKVWTSQLKRTIQTAEALQLPYEQWKALNEIDAGVCEEMTYEEIRDQHPEEFALRDQDKYYYRYPSGESYQDLVQRLEPVIMELERRENVLVICHQAVMRCLLAYFLDKSADEMPYLKCPLHTVLKLTPVAYGCRVESISLNIEAVNTHRERPEEAKKGPNPLMRRNSVTPLASPEPTKKPRINSFEEHVAVSSALPGCVPQEVPTQLPGQPLLGKACLT; from the exons atgcccATGGAGCTGACGCAAAGCCGCATCCAGAAGATCTGGCTTCCCAATGACAACCGGCCGGCTCTGCCCCGCCGCT CCTGTGGGCCGCAGCTTGCCAATTCCCCCACTGTGATAGTGATGGTTGGCCTCCCAGCCCGCGGGAAGACCTACATCTCCAAGAAGCTGACTCGCTACCTCAACTGGATCGGTGTCCCAACGAAAG TTTTCAACGTGGGGGAGTATCGCCGTGAGGCGGTGAAGCATTACAGCTCCTATGACTTCTTCCGCCCCGACAATGAGGAGGCCATGAAAGTCAGGAG gcaatgtgccctggctgccttgAGGGATGTCAAGCTGTACCTGACGGAGGAGGCTGGCCAGATTGCG GTTTTTGATGCCACCAATACCACGCGGGAGAGGAGAGGGATGATCTTAAACTTTGCCAAAGAAAATGGGTTCAAG GTGTTCTTCATTGAATCTGTCTGCAATGATCCCACGGTTGTTGCCACCAATGTTATG GAAGTAAAGTTGTCCAGCCCTGATTACCGGGACTGTAATTCGACCGATGCAATGGAAGACTTCATGAAGAGAATCAATTGTTACCAGGCCAGCTACCAACCGCTCGACCCCGATGACTATGACCG AGAACTTTCTCTCATCAAAGTCATCGACGTTGGCCGGCGGTTCCTGGTTAACAGGGTTCAGGATCACATCCAGAGCAGGATCGTTTACTACCTGATGAACATCCATGTCCAGCCCCGCACCATTTATCTCTGTCGGCATGGCGAGAGCGAGTTCAACCTCAAGGGGAAGATTGGAGGTGACTCAGGCCTCTCCAACAGGGGCAAGAAG TTTGCACTGGCACTGAACAAGTTTGTTGAGGAGCAGAACCTAAAGGACCTCAAAGTCTGGACCAGCCAACTAAAGAGGACAATCCAAACGGCAGAAGCTCTCCAACTGCCCTACGAGCAGTGGAAGGCACTCAATGAAATCGATGCT GGTGTGTGTGAAGAAATGACGTATGAAGAAATCAGGGACCAGCATCCAGAGGAATTTGCGTTACGTGATCAGGATAAATACTACTACCGCTATCCTTCTGGGGAG TCCTACCAAGACCTGGTGCAGCGCCTAGAGCCAGTCATCATGGAGCTGGAGAGACGAGAGAACGTCCTTGTGATCTGTCACCAGGCTGTCATGCGCTGTCTCCTGGCATACTTTCTGGACAAGAGTGCAG ATGAAATGCCCTACCTGAAATGTCCCCTTCACACAGTGTTGAAGCTGACGCCGGTGGCCTACG GCTGCCGGGTGGAGTCCATCTCGCTGAACATCGAAGCTGTCAACACCCACAGGGAACGGCCAGAG GAAGCAAAGAAGGGACCTAACCCGCTCATGAGACGTAATAGCGTTACCCCTCTAGCAAGCCCAGAGCCCACCAAAAAACCTCGCATCAACAGCTTTGAGGAGCATGTGGCTGTTTCTTCCGCCCTGCCAGGCTGTGTTCCTCAGGAAGTGCCCACGCAGCTGCCGGGACAA CCTTTACTAGGGAAGGCATGCCT AACATGA
- the PFKFB3 gene encoding 6-phosphofructo-2-kinase/fructose-2,6-bisphosphatase 3 isoform X1 — translation MPMELTQSRIQKIWLPNDNRPALPRRSCGPQLANSPTVIVMVGLPARGKTYISKKLTRYLNWIGVPTKVFNVGEYRREAVKHYSSYDFFRPDNEEAMKVRRQCALAALRDVKLYLTEEAGQIAVFDATNTTRERRGMILNFAKENGFKVFFIESVCNDPTVVATNVMEVKLSSPDYRDCNSTDAMEDFMKRINCYQASYQPLDPDDYDRELSLIKVIDVGRRFLVNRVQDHIQSRIVYYLMNIHVQPRTIYLCRHGESEFNLKGKIGGDSGLSNRGKKFALALNKFVEEQNLKDLKVWTSQLKRTIQTAEALQLPYEQWKALNEIDAGVCEEMTYEEIRDQHPEEFALRDQDKYYYRYPSGESYQDLVQRLEPVIMELERRENVLVICHQAVMRCLLAYFLDKSADEMPYLKCPLHTVLKLTPVAYGCRVESISLNIEAVNTHRERPEEAKKGPNPLMRRNSVTPLASPEPTKKPRINSFEEHVAVSSALPGCVPQEVPTQLPGQPLLGKACLRPVCHFLKVFSLLIFPRT, via the exons atgcccATGGAGCTGACGCAAAGCCGCATCCAGAAGATCTGGCTTCCCAATGACAACCGGCCGGCTCTGCCCCGCCGCT CCTGTGGGCCGCAGCTTGCCAATTCCCCCACTGTGATAGTGATGGTTGGCCTCCCAGCCCGCGGGAAGACCTACATCTCCAAGAAGCTGACTCGCTACCTCAACTGGATCGGTGTCCCAACGAAAG TTTTCAACGTGGGGGAGTATCGCCGTGAGGCGGTGAAGCATTACAGCTCCTATGACTTCTTCCGCCCCGACAATGAGGAGGCCATGAAAGTCAGGAG gcaatgtgccctggctgccttgAGGGATGTCAAGCTGTACCTGACGGAGGAGGCTGGCCAGATTGCG GTTTTTGATGCCACCAATACCACGCGGGAGAGGAGAGGGATGATCTTAAACTTTGCCAAAGAAAATGGGTTCAAG GTGTTCTTCATTGAATCTGTCTGCAATGATCCCACGGTTGTTGCCACCAATGTTATG GAAGTAAAGTTGTCCAGCCCTGATTACCGGGACTGTAATTCGACCGATGCAATGGAAGACTTCATGAAGAGAATCAATTGTTACCAGGCCAGCTACCAACCGCTCGACCCCGATGACTATGACCG AGAACTTTCTCTCATCAAAGTCATCGACGTTGGCCGGCGGTTCCTGGTTAACAGGGTTCAGGATCACATCCAGAGCAGGATCGTTTACTACCTGATGAACATCCATGTCCAGCCCCGCACCATTTATCTCTGTCGGCATGGCGAGAGCGAGTTCAACCTCAAGGGGAAGATTGGAGGTGACTCAGGCCTCTCCAACAGGGGCAAGAAG TTTGCACTGGCACTGAACAAGTTTGTTGAGGAGCAGAACCTAAAGGACCTCAAAGTCTGGACCAGCCAACTAAAGAGGACAATCCAAACGGCAGAAGCTCTCCAACTGCCCTACGAGCAGTGGAAGGCACTCAATGAAATCGATGCT GGTGTGTGTGAAGAAATGACGTATGAAGAAATCAGGGACCAGCATCCAGAGGAATTTGCGTTACGTGATCAGGATAAATACTACTACCGCTATCCTTCTGGGGAG TCCTACCAAGACCTGGTGCAGCGCCTAGAGCCAGTCATCATGGAGCTGGAGAGACGAGAGAACGTCCTTGTGATCTGTCACCAGGCTGTCATGCGCTGTCTCCTGGCATACTTTCTGGACAAGAGTGCAG ATGAAATGCCCTACCTGAAATGTCCCCTTCACACAGTGTTGAAGCTGACGCCGGTGGCCTACG GCTGCCGGGTGGAGTCCATCTCGCTGAACATCGAAGCTGTCAACACCCACAGGGAACGGCCAGAG GAAGCAAAGAAGGGACCTAACCCGCTCATGAGACGTAATAGCGTTACCCCTCTAGCAAGCCCAGAGCCCACCAAAAAACCTCGCATCAACAGCTTTGAGGAGCATGTGGCTGTTTCTTCCGCCCTGCCAGGCTGTGTTCCTCAGGAAGTGCCCACGCAGCTGCCGGGACAA CCTTTACTAGGGAAGGCATGCCT ACGACCCGTTTGTCACTTTCTCAAAGTATTCTCTTTACTAATATTTCCAAG AACATGA
- the PFKFB3 gene encoding 6-phosphofructo-2-kinase/fructose-2,6-bisphosphatase 3 isoform X3, which produces MPMELTQSRIQKIWLPNDNRPALPRRSCGPQLANSPTVIVMVGLPARGKTYISKKLTRYLNWIGVPTKVFNVGEYRREAVKHYSSYDFFRPDNEEAMKVRRQCALAALRDVKLYLTEEAGQIAVFDATNTTRERRGMILNFAKENGFKVFFIESVCNDPTVVATNVMEVKLSSPDYRDCNSTDAMEDFMKRINCYQASYQPLDPDDYDRELSLIKVIDVGRRFLVNRVQDHIQSRIVYYLMNIHVQPRTIYLCRHGESEFNLKGKIGGDSGLSNRGKKFALALNKFVEEQNLKDLKVWTSQLKRTIQTAEALQLPYEQWKALNEIDAGVCEEMTYEEIRDQHPEEFALRDQDKYYYRYPSGESYQDLVQRLEPVIMELERRENVLVICHQAVMRCLLAYFLDKSADEMPYLKCPLHTVLKLTPVAYGCRVESISLNIEAVNTHRERPEEAKKGPNPLMRRNSVTPLASPEPTKKPRINSFEEHVAVSSALPGCVPQEVPTQLPGQNMNNSQKPS; this is translated from the exons atgcccATGGAGCTGACGCAAAGCCGCATCCAGAAGATCTGGCTTCCCAATGACAACCGGCCGGCTCTGCCCCGCCGCT CCTGTGGGCCGCAGCTTGCCAATTCCCCCACTGTGATAGTGATGGTTGGCCTCCCAGCCCGCGGGAAGACCTACATCTCCAAGAAGCTGACTCGCTACCTCAACTGGATCGGTGTCCCAACGAAAG TTTTCAACGTGGGGGAGTATCGCCGTGAGGCGGTGAAGCATTACAGCTCCTATGACTTCTTCCGCCCCGACAATGAGGAGGCCATGAAAGTCAGGAG gcaatgtgccctggctgccttgAGGGATGTCAAGCTGTACCTGACGGAGGAGGCTGGCCAGATTGCG GTTTTTGATGCCACCAATACCACGCGGGAGAGGAGAGGGATGATCTTAAACTTTGCCAAAGAAAATGGGTTCAAG GTGTTCTTCATTGAATCTGTCTGCAATGATCCCACGGTTGTTGCCACCAATGTTATG GAAGTAAAGTTGTCCAGCCCTGATTACCGGGACTGTAATTCGACCGATGCAATGGAAGACTTCATGAAGAGAATCAATTGTTACCAGGCCAGCTACCAACCGCTCGACCCCGATGACTATGACCG AGAACTTTCTCTCATCAAAGTCATCGACGTTGGCCGGCGGTTCCTGGTTAACAGGGTTCAGGATCACATCCAGAGCAGGATCGTTTACTACCTGATGAACATCCATGTCCAGCCCCGCACCATTTATCTCTGTCGGCATGGCGAGAGCGAGTTCAACCTCAAGGGGAAGATTGGAGGTGACTCAGGCCTCTCCAACAGGGGCAAGAAG TTTGCACTGGCACTGAACAAGTTTGTTGAGGAGCAGAACCTAAAGGACCTCAAAGTCTGGACCAGCCAACTAAAGAGGACAATCCAAACGGCAGAAGCTCTCCAACTGCCCTACGAGCAGTGGAAGGCACTCAATGAAATCGATGCT GGTGTGTGTGAAGAAATGACGTATGAAGAAATCAGGGACCAGCATCCAGAGGAATTTGCGTTACGTGATCAGGATAAATACTACTACCGCTATCCTTCTGGGGAG TCCTACCAAGACCTGGTGCAGCGCCTAGAGCCAGTCATCATGGAGCTGGAGAGACGAGAGAACGTCCTTGTGATCTGTCACCAGGCTGTCATGCGCTGTCTCCTGGCATACTTTCTGGACAAGAGTGCAG ATGAAATGCCCTACCTGAAATGTCCCCTTCACACAGTGTTGAAGCTGACGCCGGTGGCCTACG GCTGCCGGGTGGAGTCCATCTCGCTGAACATCGAAGCTGTCAACACCCACAGGGAACGGCCAGAG GAAGCAAAGAAGGGACCTAACCCGCTCATGAGACGTAATAGCGTTACCCCTCTAGCAAGCCCAGAGCCCACCAAAAAACCTCGCATCAACAGCTTTGAGGAGCATGTGGCTGTTTCTTCCGCCCTGCCAGGCTGTGTTCCTCAGGAAGTGCCCACGCAGCTGCCGGGACAA AACATGAACAACTCGCAGAAGCCGTCGTGA
- the PFKFB3 gene encoding 6-phosphofructo-2-kinase/fructose-2,6-bisphosphatase 3 isoform X4 — MPFRKACGPQLANSPTVIVMVGLPARGKTYISKKLTRYLNWIGVPTKVFNVGEYRREAVKHYSSYDFFRPDNEEAMKVRRQCALAALRDVKLYLTEEAGQIAVFDATNTTRERRGMILNFAKENGFKVFFIESVCNDPTVVATNVMEVKLSSPDYRDCNSTDAMEDFMKRINCYQASYQPLDPDDYDRELSLIKVIDVGRRFLVNRVQDHIQSRIVYYLMNIHVQPRTIYLCRHGESEFNLKGKIGGDSGLSNRGKKFALALNKFVEEQNLKDLKVWTSQLKRTIQTAEALQLPYEQWKALNEIDAGVCEEMTYEEIRDQHPEEFALRDQDKYYYRYPSGESYQDLVQRLEPVIMELERRENVLVICHQAVMRCLLAYFLDKSADEMPYLKCPLHTVLKLTPVAYGCRVESISLNIEAVNTHRERPEEAKKGPNPLMRRNSVTPLASPEPTKKPRINSFEEHVAVSSALPGCVPQEVPTQLPGQPLLGKACLRPVCHFLKVFSLLIFPRT; from the exons CCTGTGGGCCGCAGCTTGCCAATTCCCCCACTGTGATAGTGATGGTTGGCCTCCCAGCCCGCGGGAAGACCTACATCTCCAAGAAGCTGACTCGCTACCTCAACTGGATCGGTGTCCCAACGAAAG TTTTCAACGTGGGGGAGTATCGCCGTGAGGCGGTGAAGCATTACAGCTCCTATGACTTCTTCCGCCCCGACAATGAGGAGGCCATGAAAGTCAGGAG gcaatgtgccctggctgccttgAGGGATGTCAAGCTGTACCTGACGGAGGAGGCTGGCCAGATTGCG GTTTTTGATGCCACCAATACCACGCGGGAGAGGAGAGGGATGATCTTAAACTTTGCCAAAGAAAATGGGTTCAAG GTGTTCTTCATTGAATCTGTCTGCAATGATCCCACGGTTGTTGCCACCAATGTTATG GAAGTAAAGTTGTCCAGCCCTGATTACCGGGACTGTAATTCGACCGATGCAATGGAAGACTTCATGAAGAGAATCAATTGTTACCAGGCCAGCTACCAACCGCTCGACCCCGATGACTATGACCG AGAACTTTCTCTCATCAAAGTCATCGACGTTGGCCGGCGGTTCCTGGTTAACAGGGTTCAGGATCACATCCAGAGCAGGATCGTTTACTACCTGATGAACATCCATGTCCAGCCCCGCACCATTTATCTCTGTCGGCATGGCGAGAGCGAGTTCAACCTCAAGGGGAAGATTGGAGGTGACTCAGGCCTCTCCAACAGGGGCAAGAAG TTTGCACTGGCACTGAACAAGTTTGTTGAGGAGCAGAACCTAAAGGACCTCAAAGTCTGGACCAGCCAACTAAAGAGGACAATCCAAACGGCAGAAGCTCTCCAACTGCCCTACGAGCAGTGGAAGGCACTCAATGAAATCGATGCT GGTGTGTGTGAAGAAATGACGTATGAAGAAATCAGGGACCAGCATCCAGAGGAATTTGCGTTACGTGATCAGGATAAATACTACTACCGCTATCCTTCTGGGGAG TCCTACCAAGACCTGGTGCAGCGCCTAGAGCCAGTCATCATGGAGCTGGAGAGACGAGAGAACGTCCTTGTGATCTGTCACCAGGCTGTCATGCGCTGTCTCCTGGCATACTTTCTGGACAAGAGTGCAG ATGAAATGCCCTACCTGAAATGTCCCCTTCACACAGTGTTGAAGCTGACGCCGGTGGCCTACG GCTGCCGGGTGGAGTCCATCTCGCTGAACATCGAAGCTGTCAACACCCACAGGGAACGGCCAGAG GAAGCAAAGAAGGGACCTAACCCGCTCATGAGACGTAATAGCGTTACCCCTCTAGCAAGCCCAGAGCCCACCAAAAAACCTCGCATCAACAGCTTTGAGGAGCATGTGGCTGTTTCTTCCGCCCTGCCAGGCTGTGTTCCTCAGGAAGTGCCCACGCAGCTGCCGGGACAA CCTTTACTAGGGAAGGCATGCCT ACGACCCGTTTGTCACTTTCTCAAAGTATTCTCTTTACTAATATTTCCAAG AACATGA